In the Agromyces flavus genome, CCTCGAGGTCGAGCCCGAAGAGCTCGCCGAGCTCGTCGACGGGCAGCCGGGCGTTCACGCGGTATCGCCCGTCGCCCAGCTCTTCCACCTGCGCGGCCTCGCGGTCGTACTCGTCGGAGATGTCGCCGACGAGCTCCTCGATGAGGTCCTCCAGGGTCACGAGGCCGGCGATGCCGCCGTACTCGTCGACGACCATCGCCAGGTGGTTGGACTCGAGTTGCATCTGACGCAGCAGCGCATCGGCCCGCATCGACTCGGGGACGAACGACGCCGGTCGCGCGAGGTCGCCGACCGTCAGCGTCTCGGCATCGAGCGGCCGCTCGAATCCGAGCCGCGCGAGGTCGCGCAGGTACAGGATGCCGATCACGTCGTCGACCTCGCGGTCGATGACGGGGATGCGCGAGTAGCCCTCCTTGAGGAACAGGGCCATCGCCTGCGGAAGGTGCGCGGTGGTCTCGATGGTGACCATGTCGGTGCGCGGCACCATGACCTCGCGCACGAGCGTGTCGCTGAACTCGAAGATCGAGTGGATGAGCTCGCGGTCTCCCTGCTCGAGGACCTCGAGCTCGGTCGCCTCGTCGACCATGCTCAGCAGCTGCTCCTCGCTCGAGACGCCCGCGAAGCGGATGCGACCGGGCGTGACGCGGTTGCCGAGCGAGACGAGCGCGTTGGCCAGCGGGCCGAGCAGCACGCGCACGAACCGGACCAGCGGAGCCGACAGGCGCAGCACCGCGTCGGGATGAGCCCGGCCCACGCTGCGCGGGCTCGCGCCCACGAGCACGAACGAGACCGCGGTCATGACGAGCGCCGACACGAGCAGCACGAGCCACACGTCGTCGAGGAAGAAGGTGAACGCGAGCGTGACGAGTACGGCCGCCGTCGTCTCGGCGAGGATGCGCATGAAGTTGACGGCGTTCACGTGTGCGCCGGGGTCGTCGGCGATCGCGCGCAGGGAGCGCCCGGCACGCGCGTCGATCGAGAGGTCGACGATGTCGGCCCGCGAGACCACGCCGATCGCGGAGTCGACCGCGGCCATCAGGCCGCCGAAGGCGACGAGCACGAACGCCGCCGCGAGGAAGAGCCAGGGCAGCATGGTCAGCGACGGCGCTCCTGCATCGAGAATCCGACGAGGATGTCGCGCTGGATCCCGAACATCTCCTTCTCCTCATCGGGCTCGGCGTGGTCGAAGCCCAGCAGGTGCAGGATGCCGTGGGTGGTCAGCAGGAGCAGCTCGTCGAGCAGCGCGTGACCGGCCGTCCGGGCCTGGGACTCCGCCACCTGCGGGCACAGCACCACGTCGCCGAGCAGTCCGGGGGGCGAGGGCTGGTCCTCGGTGCCCGGGCGCAGCTCGTCCATCGGGAAGCTCAGCACGTCGGTCGGACCGGGCTCATCCATCCACTGCACGTGGAGCTGCTCCATCGCCCCCTCGTCGACGAGCACGATCGCGAGCTCGGCGTCGGGATGCACGTGCATGGCATCGAGTGCGTACACCGCCAGCCGCTGCAGCGCCGCCTCGTCGACCTCGATGGCCGACTCGTTGTTGATCTCGATGCTCACGGGGCTCCTGTTCAGGACGGTCTCTTGCGGGGCAGGTGGTCGCGCGGACCCTGCGGCGTGCGCCGGTCGGCGCTGCGCCGCTCGGCGCGGTTGGCGAACTCGCGCGCCTGCTCGCGCTCGAACCGGGCCGCCTGCTGGCGTTGGTCGTACTCGGTGTAGGCGTCGACGATGCGCCCGACCAGCGAGTGCCGCACGACGTCGTCGCTCGTGAGCCGCGCGAAGTGGATGTCATCGACGTGGTCGAGGATGCGGGTGACCAGCCGCAGGCCCGACGCACCGCCTGGGAGGTCGACCTGCGTGATGTCGCCGGTGACCACCATCTTCGACCCGAATCCCAGCCGGGTGAGGAACATCTTCATCTGCTCGGGCGTGGTGTTCTGGGCTTCGTCGAGCACGACGAACGAGTCGTTGAGGGTGCGGCCGCGCATGTACGCCAGCGGCGCCACCTCGACCGTGCCCGAGGCGAGCAGCTTCGGCACGAGCTCGGGGTCCATCATCTCGTTGAGCGCGTCGTACAGCGGGCGCAGGTACGGGTCGATCTTGTCGGTCAGCGTGCCCGGCAGGAACCCGAGCCGCTCCCCGGCCTCGACGGCCGGCCGCGTGAGGATGATGCGGTTGACCTCCTTGCGCTGCAGCGCCTGAACGGCCTTCGCCATGGCCAGGTAGGTCTTGCCCGTGCCCGCGGGCCCGATCCCGAACACGATGGTGAACTCGTCGATCGCGTCGACGTAGGCGCGCTGGCCCTCGGTCTTCGGCCGGATCGACTTGCCCCGGCTGGAGACGATCACCTGGCCGAGCGTGTCGGACGGACGGGATGACGGATCGGCGTCGAGCATGCGGGCTGAGCTCCTCACTTCGATGGGCGTCGGGTCCTCGCCGCCGCGGACGAGCTCGAGGAGTTCCTCGATCAGGCGGCGCACCCGGGCTCGGTCGCCGGGCTCGCCGCGGATGGCGATCTCGTTGCCGCGCACGTGCACGTCGACGCCGGGGTACTCGTGCTCGATGCTCGTGAGCAGGCGATCCTGCGGGCCGAGGAGCCGCACCATGGCGATGCCGTCAATGTGCAGCCGCTCCTCGTCGGCTCGGAGCTCGGATGCGGGCAGCGGCGTGTCGCCCAGGTCGTCAGCCGGCAAGCGATCCCTCCTTGAGCCCTCCGCCGAGGAGGTGCGCGTGCACGTGGAACACGGTCTGCCCCGCGGCGGGGCCGGTGTTGAAGATGAGCCGGAACTCGCCGTCGGTCAGCTCGTCGGCGATGCGCTTGGCGGTCGCGACCAGTTCGGCGAGCAGTTCGGGGTCGGCCGCGGCGAGTTCGACCACGTCGCGGTGACGACCCTCGCGGGGCGTCACGATGACGTGGACGGGCGCCTGCGGCGAGATGTCGTGGAACGCGATCACGCGGTCGGTCTCGAGCACCATCCGGGCCGGGATCTCGCCCGCGGCGATGCGCTCGAAGATCGTGGGCTCACCCGTTCCGCTCATCCCCCCATCGTAGCGAGCGATGGGTCACCACCGCCCGAGCGCGACGGAGAGCACCGCGATCGCGGCGGGCCCTGCGGTCGAGGTGCGCAGCACGCCCGCCCCGAGGCGAACCGGTTCGCCACCGGCCTCGCGCAGGCGCTCGATCTCGGCGGGGTCCATTCCGCCCTCGGGCCCGACGACGAGCGCGAGGTCCCGGCCATCGGGGCGGATGGCGGACAACGGCGTCGCCGCGCCGGGCACGAGCAGCAGCATCCGCTCGCCGGCAAGTCGCGCGGGAAGTTCGCGCGTGGAGGCGACGGGCTCGACCGGGGGGATCCACGCACGGATGGACTGCTTGACCGCCTCGCGCACGATGCTCGACCAGCGCGCGCGACCCTTCTCGGCCTTCGGCCCGTCCCAGCGCGAGACCGACCGGCCCGCCGACCAGGGCACGATGCGATCGACGCCGAGCTCGGTCGCGGCCTGCACGGACAGCTCGTCGCGGTCGCCCTTCGCGAGCGCCTGGACGAGCGTGAGCCGCGGGGAGGGCTCGGCCTCGTCGCAGACCTCGTCGACGGCCAGCTCGAGCCGACGCCCCTCGGCGGTCGCGACGACGCCGGTCACCACGCGCCCGCGTCCGTCGCCGACGGAGACGCGTTCGCCCGCGCGCACGCGCGCGACCGTGACCGCATGGCGCGCCTCGTCGCCGAGGAGGGTCACCGCGTCGCCGCGCCCGACCGCGGCGAGGTCGAGCGACTCGTCGAGGTAGAGGCTGCTCATCGCGCCATCCGCCCGATCGCCGCCGTCAGCCGAGGAACCGGTCGCGCAGCCGCGCGAACAGCCCCTGCTGGAAGTGCCCCAGCTGCGGCGGCTGCGCCTTGCGCACCTTGGCGAGCTGCTGCACGAGCTCGCGCTCCTTGTGGCTGAGCTTGGTGGGCGTGACGACATGCACCGCGACCTTGAGGTCGCCGCGGCCGCCGCCGCGGAGGTGCGTGATCCCGCGGTCCTTGACGGTGAGGATCTCGCCGCTCTGGACGCCCGCCTTGAGCTCGAGGTCGACGTCGCCGTCGAGCGCCTCGACCTTCGCGGTCGTGCCGAGCACGGCGTCGGTCATCTGCACCTCGAGCGTGCAGAGCAGGTCGTCGCCGTTGCGGCTGAAGACGTCGTGGTTGCGCACCTTGACCTCGAGGTAGAGGTCGCCGTTCGGGCCGCCGGCGGGTCCCGCCTCGCCCGAGCCCGGCATCTGCAGCCGAACTCCGGTGTCGACGCCGGCGGGCACGTCGACCGGCACCGTGCGGCGCGCACGCACGCGCCCCTGGCCCTGGCACGTCAC is a window encoding:
- the ybeY gene encoding rRNA maturation RNase YbeY → MSIEINNESAIEVDEAALQRLAVYALDAMHVHPDAELAIVLVDEGAMEQLHVQWMDEPGPTDVLSFPMDELRPGTEDQPSPPGLLGDVVLCPQVAESQARTAGHALLDELLLLTTHGILHLLGFDHAEPDEEKEMFGIQRDILVGFSMQERRR
- a CDS encoding 16S rRNA (uracil(1498)-N(3))-methyltransferase yields the protein MSSLYLDESLDLAAVGRGDAVTLLGDEARHAVTVARVRAGERVSVGDGRGRVVTGVVATAEGRRLELAVDEVCDEAEPSPRLTLVQALAKGDRDELSVQAATELGVDRIVPWSAGRSVSRWDGPKAEKGRARWSSIVREAVKQSIRAWIPPVEPVASTRELPARLAGERMLLLVPGAATPLSAIRPDGRDLALVVGPEGGMDPAEIERLREAGGEPVRLGAGVLRTSTAGPAAIAVLSVALGRW
- a CDS encoding PhoH family protein, whose amino-acid sequence is MVRLLGPQDRLLTSIEHEYPGVDVHVRGNEIAIRGEPGDRARVRRLIEELLELVRGGEDPTPIEVRSSARMLDADPSSRPSDTLGQVIVSSRGKSIRPKTEGQRAYVDAIDEFTIVFGIGPAGTGKTYLAMAKAVQALQRKEVNRIILTRPAVEAGERLGFLPGTLTDKIDPYLRPLYDALNEMMDPELVPKLLASGTVEVAPLAYMRGRTLNDSFVVLDEAQNTTPEQMKMFLTRLGFGSKMVVTGDITQVDLPGGASGLRLVTRILDHVDDIHFARLTSDDVVRHSLVGRIVDAYTEYDQRQQAARFEREQAREFANRAERRSADRRTPQGPRDHLPRKRPS
- a CDS encoding histidine triad nucleotide-binding protein, whose translation is MSGTGEPTIFERIAAGEIPARMVLETDRVIAFHDISPQAPVHVIVTPREGRHRDVVELAAADPELLAELVATAKRIADELTDGEFRLIFNTGPAAGQTVFHVHAHLLGGGLKEGSLAG
- a CDS encoding hemolysin family protein, producing MLPWLFLAAAFVLVAFGGLMAAVDSAIGVVSRADIVDLSIDARAGRSLRAIADDPGAHVNAVNFMRILAETTAAVLVTLAFTFFLDDVWLVLLVSALVMTAVSFVLVGASPRSVGRAHPDAVLRLSAPLVRFVRVLLGPLANALVSLGNRVTPGRIRFAGVSSEEQLLSMVDEATELEVLEQGDRELIHSIFEFSDTLVREVMVPRTDMVTIETTAHLPQAMALFLKEGYSRIPVIDREVDDVIGILYLRDLARLGFERPLDAETLTVGDLARPASFVPESMRADALLRQMQLESNHLAMVVDEYGGIAGLVTLEDLIEELVGDISDEYDREAAQVEELGDGRYRVNARLPVDELGELFGLDLEDEDVDSAGGLLAKELGHLPQRGDRASVSGLLLEAERTEGRRKRIATILVEADQALIDVRTAFAGDATADQGDRP